A window of the Synechococcus sp. JA-3-3Ab genome harbors these coding sequences:
- a CDS encoding O-antigen ligase family protein: MSNFSASVASKDLPPSPRPWQLQGWLLGSAALIPVNLAPSLLLAVVGTVQSYGRYWQQIRRDPGFWLAGLLSLAVVVTALLGEDWRLSLPGMFNYWPFLLMLPAFAAALRDPLSRRCLAQVLVLGSGLMLLLGWGEVLWGWQGHLFLGPLWITGVAGGERPAAAFTSPNLLAIYLVIHLGLAAGLWGATQSHPTRAGLAALLGLGSLLLLLTASRNGWGAGGLALLIGLALRRCWWGLAFLAGLGLAGLAAALDWPGWRAVVPSLIWSRLADTFDPQAPYFSSTANRLDAWRFALQMVWERPLTGWGWQSFPALYNAQDPPELLGHCHNLYLHLAAEGGIPLLLGYLALWGWILARGWRAWRCSQDEILLGVLLALTAFFAAGLLDVVILDGRLHLLITLLLGAAWGASLELRCSQAKRVPADPQAPRSMPQ; encoded by the coding sequence ATGAGTAATTTTTCTGCCTCAGTTGCCTCTAAAGACCTGCCGCCGTCCCCCCGGCCTTGGCAGCTCCAGGGCTGGCTGTTGGGCTCGGCGGCGCTGATCCCGGTCAACCTGGCCCCTAGTCTGTTGCTGGCGGTGGTGGGGACGGTGCAAAGCTATGGCCGCTACTGGCAGCAAATCCGGCGGGATCCCGGCTTTTGGCTGGCGGGCCTGCTGAGCCTGGCGGTGGTGGTGACAGCGCTGCTGGGGGAGGACTGGCGGCTGAGCTTGCCGGGGATGTTCAACTACTGGCCTTTTCTCCTGATGCTGCCGGCCTTTGCTGCAGCGCTGAGGGATCCCCTCAGCCGCCGCTGCCTGGCGCAGGTGTTGGTGCTGGGCAGTGGCCTGATGCTGCTCTTGGGCTGGGGAGAAGTGCTGTGGGGGTGGCAGGGGCATCTCTTCTTGGGGCCGCTCTGGATTACGGGCGTGGCCGGTGGGGAGCGCCCGGCGGCAGCCTTCACCTCCCCCAATCTCCTGGCCATTTATCTTGTGATCCATCTGGGCTTGGCGGCGGGGCTGTGGGGGGCAACTCAATCTCACCCCACCAGAGCAGGGCTGGCGGCGCTGCTGGGGTTAGGATCCCTGCTGTTGCTGCTGACAGCCTCCCGCAACGGCTGGGGGGCAGGGGGGCTGGCGCTACTGATTGGGCTGGCCCTGCGGCGCTGCTGGTGGGGGCTCGCCTTCCTGGCCGGCTTGGGATTAGCCGGCTTGGCCGCTGCTTTGGACTGGCCCGGCTGGCGGGCGGTTGTCCCTTCCTTGATCTGGAGCCGGTTGGCAGACACCTTTGACCCCCAGGCCCCCTATTTCAGCTCGACGGCCAACCGCCTCGATGCCTGGCGCTTTGCCCTGCAGATGGTGTGGGAGCGGCCCCTGACCGGCTGGGGCTGGCAGAGCTTTCCTGCCCTCTACAATGCCCAGGATCCGCCAGAGCTGCTGGGCCACTGCCACAACTTGTACCTCCATCTGGCGGCAGAAGGCGGGATCCCTCTGCTGCTGGGCTACTTGGCCCTTTGGGGTTGGATCTTGGCGCGGGGCTGGCGAGCCTGGCGTTGCTCCCAAGACGAGATCCTCTTGGGAGTTTTACTGGCCTTGACGGCGTTTTTTGCTGCGGGGCTTTTGGATGTGGTGATCTTGGATGGCCGCCTTCACCTGTTGATCACCTTGCTCTTGGGCGCAGCTTGGGGGGCCAGCCTCGAGCTCCGCTGCAGCCAGGCAAAGAGGGTTCCGGCGGATCCCCAGGCACCCCGGTCAATGCCACAATAG
- a CDS encoding photosystem I reaction center protein subunit XI codes for MDYIRTFNDDPCEGHLSTPISDSSLTRLFINNLPINRPGLSPLLRGLEIGLAHGYFLVGPEIVVGPLRDYPEAANLGGLVTAMAIVLLGTACMSAYGSVTFGNKPETPGANPLSTARGWGDLTAGFFLGGMGGVFAAYFLLENFAGIDAIFRGLVN; via the coding sequence ATGGATTACATTCGCACCTTTAACGACGATCCCTGCGAGGGCCATCTTTCAACGCCCATCAGTGACTCTTCTCTCACCCGTCTGTTTATCAACAACCTCCCCATTAACCGGCCTGGCCTATCGCCGCTGTTGCGAGGGCTGGAGATTGGGTTGGCGCATGGCTATTTTTTGGTGGGGCCAGAAATCGTGGTGGGCCCGCTGCGCGACTATCCTGAGGCAGCCAATTTGGGCGGGCTGGTCACGGCGATGGCGATTGTGCTGCTGGGAACCGCCTGTATGTCCGCCTATGGCAGCGTTACCTTTGGAAACAAGCCGGAAACGCCGGGCGCCAATCCTCTATCTACGGCCCGTGGCTGGGGGGATCTGACAGCAGGATTTTTCTTGGGAGGTATGGGTGGCGTGTTTGCTGCCTACTTCTTGTTGGAGAACTTTGCCGGGATCGACGCCATCTTTCGAGGGTTGGTGAATTAA
- a CDS encoding phosphomannose isomerase type II C-terminal cupin domain: MLETPNSPMPSVEKLPATFSAEVFNKLIESNTETRPWGSFTVLDEGPGYKIKRIVVLPKHRLSLQMHYHRSEHWIVVAGTAKVTCGNEERLITTNQSTYVPPCTKHRLENPGVIPLVIIEVQNGQYLGEDDIIRFSDDYARADSGQSTSS, from the coding sequence ATGCTAGAAACTCCCAATTCCCCCATGCCCTCAGTGGAAAAACTGCCAGCTACCTTCTCGGCTGAAGTTTTTAACAAGCTCATCGAGAGCAATACTGAAACTCGTCCCTGGGGCAGCTTTACGGTGCTGGACGAGGGCCCCGGCTACAAGATCAAGCGGATTGTGGTGCTGCCCAAGCATCGCCTCAGCCTGCAGATGCACTACCACCGCAGCGAACACTGGATCGTCGTGGCCGGCACCGCCAAAGTGACCTGCGGCAATGAAGAGCGGCTGATCACCACCAACCAGTCCACCTACGTGCCCCCCTGCACCAAGCACCGCCTGGAAAACCCCGGCGTCATCCCCCTGGTGATCATCGAAGTGCAAAACGGCCAGTACCTGGGCGAAGACGACATTATCCGCTTCAGCGACGACTACGCCCGCGCCGACAGCGGGCAGTCGACCTCATCCTGA
- a CDS encoding TMEM165/GDT1 family protein: MVFWAVGQHYLPWNEAASVDWQPTGQNLALSPALEAQTVPSPPEAPSAVNNPPEGSPLQLWLVTFLTVFVAEMGDKTQLATLLISAQSKSPWAIFFGSASALVTASLLSVALGGSLGQVIPAAWLEWLAGLGFLAIGSYVLWREWQGKREPSGGTEDGLPGKIDTPTQGILTQPKMDSQRRCQDAPRQSFEA, from the coding sequence TTGGTTTTTTGGGCCGTTGGGCAGCACTATCTCCCCTGGAACGAAGCCGCCTCTGTGGACTGGCAACCCACCGGCCAGAACCTGGCTCTGTCTCCTGCCCTGGAAGCGCAGACGGTGCCGTCCCCCCCTGAAGCGCCTTCCGCCGTCAACAACCCGCCAGAGGGATCCCCGCTACAGCTCTGGCTTGTTACCTTTTTAACCGTGTTTGTGGCGGAGATGGGCGATAAGACTCAGTTGGCCACCTTGCTCATAAGCGCCCAGTCCAAGTCTCCCTGGGCGATCTTTTTCGGCTCTGCCAGCGCCCTGGTGACCGCCAGTTTGCTCAGCGTAGCCTTAGGGGGATCCCTGGGGCAGGTGATCCCGGCAGCCTGGCTAGAATGGTTGGCTGGCCTCGGCTTCCTGGCAATCGGGAGCTATGTTCTCTGGCGAGAATGGCAAGGGAAGCGTGAGCCCTCTGGAGGAACCGAGGATGGCCTGCCAGGGAAAATTGACACTCCCACCCAGGGGATTCTTACGCAGCCCAAAATGGACTCGCAAAGGCGCTGTCAAGACGCCCCTAGACAGTCCTTTGAGGCATAA
- a CDS encoding Fur family transcriptional regulator yields MVYTEEAFKAELNAKGWRATRQREIILQTFQNLPEGTHLSAEELHKKLREEGHNISLSTIYRTVKLMARMGILRELELTEGHKHYEINQPAPHHHHHLVCIKTNKVIEFKNNAILNISQKVAEKYGFKVLDCQLTIIGISPEGQRSIL; encoded by the coding sequence ATGGTCTACACGGAAGAAGCCTTCAAAGCGGAGCTAAATGCCAAAGGCTGGCGAGCCACTCGGCAGCGGGAAATCATCCTCCAGACCTTTCAAAACTTGCCTGAGGGGACTCACCTGAGCGCCGAGGAGCTGCACAAAAAGCTGCGGGAAGAAGGCCACAACATCAGCCTTTCCACCATCTATCGCACCGTCAAGCTGATGGCGCGCATGGGCATTTTGCGCGAGCTGGAACTGACCGAAGGCCACAAGCATTACGAGATCAACCAGCCGGCCCCCCACCACCACCACCATTTGGTGTGCATCAAGACCAACAAGGTCATTGAGTTCAAAAACAACGCCATCCTGAATATCAGCCAGAAGGTGGCTGAAAAGTACGGCTTTAAAGTGCTGGATTGCCAGCTCACCATCATCGGCATCAGCCCGGAGGGACAGCGCTCGATCTTGTAG
- a CDS encoding 2Fe-2S iron-sulfur cluster-binding protein yields the protein MHSYPVHIHDRQKDAHYFIQVPADQYILEAAEAQGIQLPFACRNGACTTCAVRIRQGSLYQPEAMGISRELKEQGYGLLCVGYARSELWVETQDEDEVYELQFGRYFGQGRVRAGIPLDDE from the coding sequence ATGCATTCCTACCCGGTTCACATCCACGACCGCCAGAAAGACGCCCACTACTTCATCCAGGTGCCTGCCGACCAATACATCCTGGAGGCTGCCGAAGCCCAAGGGATCCAGCTTCCCTTTGCCTGTCGCAACGGCGCCTGCACCACCTGTGCGGTGCGGATCCGGCAGGGATCCCTCTACCAGCCGGAGGCAATGGGGATCTCGCGGGAGCTGAAGGAGCAGGGCTACGGGCTGCTGTGCGTGGGCTATGCCCGCTCCGAGCTGTGGGTGGAAACGCAAGATGAAGATGAGGTGTACGAGCTGCAGTTTGGCCGCTACTTTGGCCAGGGGCGGGTACGAGCGGGGATCCCCCTCGACGATGAGTAA
- a CDS encoding D-alanyl-D-alanine carboxypeptidase yields MKSAPQRYCQRQRPGWRLVAIWGGTLSAAFLLLSSAQATAQGSLQPQVETYLAQLSGRGFASTAQGVWLQRGDEVLGQHQGSKALPAASLTKVATTLAALQQFGPHHRFVTTYLATGSLGTDGVLQGDLWVLGGEDPFFVWEEAFAVGNALNAQGIRQVRGDLVVVGRFYMNFSRDGARSGSLLRQGLEARLWPPEAQAQFQTLPPGTPRPQVEILGSVRVAQQIPSEAQVLLRHESPPLIHLLKLMNLYSNNAMAEMLAEAVGGAAQVAQIARAAAGIPAEELHLINGSGLGVENRISPRANVAMLRATQALLEERGLSLADAFAVVGQDVGVLERRLLPGILIAKSGTLSGVSTLAGVLPTERGDIWFAVMNGGANLADLRTWQGEFLSRLQSRWGSPAALPERWLPRPLDTRSRRESSPRL; encoded by the coding sequence GTGAAAAGTGCTCCGCAACGCTATTGCCAACGACAGCGGCCGGGCTGGCGGCTGGTTGCGATCTGGGGGGGGACGCTCTCGGCGGCGTTCCTTCTGCTGAGCTCAGCTCAGGCGACGGCGCAGGGATCCCTGCAACCTCAGGTGGAGACCTACCTGGCCCAGTTGAGCGGCCGCGGCTTTGCTTCCACGGCCCAGGGGGTTTGGCTGCAGAGGGGCGACGAGGTTTTGGGGCAACATCAGGGATCCAAGGCTTTGCCGGCGGCCTCCCTGACCAAGGTGGCCACCACCCTGGCTGCTCTGCAGCAGTTTGGCCCGCACCACCGCTTTGTGACCACCTACTTGGCAACCGGTTCGCTGGGAACGGACGGAGTTTTGCAGGGCGATCTCTGGGTGCTGGGGGGGGAGGATCCCTTCTTTGTCTGGGAGGAAGCCTTCGCGGTGGGGAACGCCCTCAACGCCCAGGGGATCCGCCAGGTGCGCGGGGATCTGGTGGTGGTGGGCCGCTTCTACATGAACTTTTCCCGGGATGGGGCCCGTTCGGGATCCCTGCTGCGCCAGGGGCTGGAGGCCCGCCTCTGGCCCCCGGAAGCCCAGGCGCAATTCCAGACCTTGCCCCCCGGCACCCCCAGGCCGCAGGTGGAGATTTTGGGGTCGGTGCGAGTTGCCCAGCAGATCCCTTCGGAGGCCCAGGTCTTGCTCAGGCATGAGTCGCCTCCCCTCATTCACCTGCTCAAGCTGATGAACCTCTACAGCAACAATGCCATGGCCGAGATGCTGGCAGAGGCGGTGGGAGGAGCGGCCCAGGTTGCCCAAATAGCCCGCGCTGCAGCAGGGATCCCGGCAGAAGAGCTGCACCTGATCAACGGCTCGGGATTGGGGGTGGAAAACCGCATCTCCCCGCGGGCCAATGTAGCCATGTTGCGGGCAACCCAGGCGTTGCTGGAAGAGCGCGGCTTGTCGCTGGCGGATGCCTTTGCCGTCGTCGGCCAGGATGTGGGCGTGCTGGAGCGGCGGCTTCTGCCGGGGATCTTGATCGCCAAGTCGGGCACCCTGAGCGGCGTCAGCACCTTGGCGGGCGTGTTGCCAACTGAGCGGGGCGATATCTGGTTTGCCGTCATGAACGGCGGGGCCAACTTGGCCGACTTGCGCACCTGGCAGGGAGAGTTTCTCAGCCGGCTCCAGTCCCGCTGGGGATCCCCCGCCGCCTTGCCCGAGCGCTGGCTGCCTCGTCCCTTAGATACGAGATCCCGCAGGGAGTCGAGCCCTCGCCTTTGA
- a CDS encoding M48 family metalloprotease, translated as MNEQELAQWLEQALADLRLRVQVKAQPLQSSPGDYALVIMINHPAHVALDHERLTAWFQKAIPSRYPQVKRLALYSRPIGQQQANWKTQVRLAPEAATGRGDPADSPDLSRYCFVQDRQLLTADLPQPSSVVRQAVLGFHNLTAGQKEEVLPLLPTLFRNPGAVSTAMLSVDAALWLEPLKSLNPHELRLLSVWLSRYCFNPSRALADLDPATSNLRTGQTRRRYRAPQTGVSLVLASFAGNLTLAAGVTLSLLFGMVFVLALAVFGTLEGGFSFGSFLSAVLLTLAFNALIFFLSPWLMDWIQHSLYSTQWVSLAEIGRRSPESAEVIARVCRQYKLKQPKLGLIRDQNPTAFTYGSLPDTARIVVSEGLFTYLEDEEVATVYAHELGHVIHWDFAVMTLASTLVQILYLLYVYLRDTRRDRRGGKNIGSLALVAYFFYVAGSYLVLYLSRVREYFADHFAAEITGNPNALSRALVKIAFGIVQEGERQQDEETRQRSARLLEGTRALGIYDAKAAVMAGTAYRVAADPSQVGRVFLWDLFNPWAGWMELNSTHPLTGKRVRALGTYAEQLDLPVEFDMASVVAQGKQLNRQQLYGNFLLDVVLLNAEWLGAILGMVLGIPALQAGSYGMFAGLVLAGASLGLLLKMTVMYPSLENPPALTVLKAMSNPYASPLRGLPMQLEGRVIGRGDAGYRFGSDLKFQDETGMIFLRYVSRFGPLGNFLFGASRAGRLVGQEGTVVGWFRRGIAPYLDLSRFQSRYGEVVTSHPAFGQAVQVALGLMAALLLMTVFPF; from the coding sequence ATGAACGAGCAGGAATTGGCGCAGTGGCTAGAGCAAGCTCTGGCAGACCTGCGTCTGAGAGTTCAGGTGAAGGCCCAGCCCCTCCAAAGCAGTCCTGGGGATTACGCTTTGGTGATCATGATCAACCACCCTGCTCACGTTGCTCTCGACCATGAGAGGCTGACGGCCTGGTTCCAGAAGGCAATTCCCAGCCGCTATCCCCAAGTCAAGCGCTTGGCTCTCTACAGCCGCCCCATCGGCCAACAGCAGGCCAACTGGAAAACTCAGGTGAGGCTGGCTCCGGAAGCGGCGACGGGCAGGGGGGATCCCGCCGACAGTCCAGATCTCAGCCGCTATTGCTTTGTCCAAGACCGCCAGTTGCTCACCGCTGACCTGCCTCAACCCTCCAGCGTGGTGCGCCAGGCGGTCTTGGGTTTTCATAACCTCACCGCTGGGCAAAAGGAAGAAGTGCTGCCCCTGTTGCCCACCTTGTTCCGCAACCCCGGTGCTGTCTCGACGGCAATGCTGTCGGTGGATGCGGCCCTGTGGCTAGAGCCCTTGAAAAGCCTCAATCCCCACGAGCTGCGCCTGTTGAGCGTTTGGCTGAGCCGCTATTGCTTCAACCCCAGCCGCGCCTTGGCCGACTTGGATCCCGCCACCTCCAATCTCAGAACCGGTCAGACCCGACGCCGGTACCGCGCTCCTCAGACAGGGGTCTCGCTGGTTTTGGCCAGCTTTGCTGGCAACCTCACTCTGGCCGCCGGCGTGACCCTGAGCCTGTTGTTCGGCATGGTGTTTGTGTTGGCCCTGGCCGTTTTCGGCACCTTGGAAGGGGGGTTCTCTTTTGGCTCTTTTCTTTCCGCCGTTCTGCTCACCCTGGCCTTCAACGCCCTCATTTTCTTTTTGTCTCCCTGGTTGATGGACTGGATCCAGCACAGCCTCTACAGCACCCAGTGGGTGAGCTTGGCGGAAATTGGGCGTCGCAGCCCAGAGAGCGCGGAGGTGATCGCCCGCGTCTGTCGCCAGTACAAGCTGAAGCAGCCGAAGCTGGGCTTGATCCGCGACCAAAACCCTACTGCTTTTACCTATGGCAGCCTGCCGGATACGGCCCGCATCGTCGTCAGCGAAGGGTTGTTCACCTACTTGGAAGATGAGGAGGTGGCCACGGTCTATGCCCACGAGCTGGGGCATGTGATCCACTGGGATTTTGCTGTCATGACCCTGGCTTCCACGTTGGTGCAGATTCTCTACCTCCTCTACGTCTACCTGCGCGACACGCGCCGAGACCGCAGAGGGGGCAAAAACATAGGTTCCTTGGCTCTGGTCGCCTACTTTTTCTACGTGGCCGGCTCCTACTTGGTGCTGTACCTGTCGCGGGTGCGGGAGTACTTTGCCGATCACTTTGCCGCCGAAATCACCGGCAACCCCAATGCCCTCTCGCGGGCTCTGGTGAAAATAGCCTTTGGCATTGTGCAAGAAGGGGAGCGGCAACAGGATGAGGAAACCCGACAGCGCAGCGCTCGCCTGCTGGAAGGCACACGGGCCTTGGGGATCTACGATGCCAAGGCGGCGGTGATGGCGGGGACAGCCTACCGGGTGGCCGCGGATCCCAGCCAGGTGGGCAGGGTGTTTTTGTGGGATCTGTTTAACCCTTGGGCCGGGTGGATGGAGCTGAACTCCACCCATCCCCTCACCGGCAAGCGGGTGCGGGCGCTGGGCACCTATGCCGAACAACTGGATCTGCCGGTGGAGTTCGACATGGCCAGCGTGGTGGCCCAGGGCAAGCAGCTCAACCGCCAGCAGCTCTACGGCAATTTTCTTCTGGACGTGGTTTTGTTAAACGCCGAGTGGCTGGGGGCGATCTTGGGGATGGTGCTTGGGATCCCCGCTCTGCAGGCGGGGTCTTACGGCATGTTTGCCGGCCTGGTTCTGGCGGGAGCCAGCTTGGGCCTGCTGCTGAAGATGACGGTGATGTACCCCAGCTTGGAAAACCCGCCGGCATTGACGGTGTTGAAGGCCATGAGCAACCCCTACGCCAGCCCCTTGCGCGGCTTGCCGATGCAGCTAGAGGGGCGGGTGATCGGGCGGGGGGATGCGGGCTATCGCTTCGGCTCCGATCTCAAGTTCCAGGATGAGACGGGGATGATTTTCTTGCGCTATGTTTCTCGGTTTGGGCCGCTGGGCAACTTCCTGTTTGGGGCCAGCCGGGCAGGCAGGCTGGTGGGTCAAGAAGGGACGGTGGTGGGATGGTTCCGGCGGGGGATAGCTCCCTACCTGGATCTGTCCCGCTTCCAGAGCCGCTATGGCGAAGTGGTGACCAGCCATCCGGCCTTTGGACAGGCGGTGCAGGTGGCGCTGGGCTTGATGGCCGCCTTGCTGCTGATGACCGTTTTCCCCTTCTAG
- a CDS encoding photosystem I reaction center subunit VIII, translating to MTGSYAAAYLPWIFVPIVGWLLPAVTMAVLFLYIERD from the coding sequence ATGACCGGTTCTTACGCTGCTGCTTATCTTCCTTGGATTTTCGTCCCCATTGTCGGTTGGCTGCTGCCGGCAGTAACCATGGCTGTGCTCTTTTTGTACATTGAGCGCGACTAA
- a CDS encoding IS630 family transposase (programmed frameshift), with protein sequence MPTHSLDLRQRVVAAYQAGNTSIRQVAKRFMVTKRTVHRWVRQYQQTQDLAPKKAGTKRVGILEQHRQEVIAIITEHPDFYLWQYQELLRERLGINVSIVTIHNFLKKQGMTPKKKTYRSAKVKEEEVQRERLAYSQEVRNIPAEDLIAIDQTGVWEGMERGVSRSLRGQRAYHYRQRYKGEKYTVIGAISLRGVVGCRVIKGGMKKGDFLEFLRSELCPKLDARKDLNIHKSREVEELIRGTGARILYLPVYAPELNPIEMMWSVLKHFIRQLCRIGKYSMEQIVKTSLLLINPSSFRSWFAKCCYCTP encoded by the exons ATGCCGACTCATTCTTTGGATTTGCGGCAAAGAGTTGTAGCAGCCTATCAGGCAGGTAACACCTCCATCCGCCAGGTAGCTAAACGCTTCATGGTGACCAAAAGAACAGTACACCGCTGGGTGCGTCAGTACCAACAAACTCAAGATTTAGCCCCTAAGAAAGCAGGCACCAAGCGAGTGGGCATTTTGGAACAACATCGGCAGGAAGTGATCGCAATTATTACAGAACACCCAGACTTCTACCTGTGGCAGTATCAAGAACTGTTGCGCGAGCGCTTAGGAATCAATGTAAGCATCGTCACGATACATAATTTCTTGAAAAAGCAAGGAATGACTC CTAAAAAAAAGACCTACCGCAGTGCAAAAGTCAAAGAAGAGGAGGTGCAAAGGGAACGACTAGCTTATAGTCAAGAAGTCAGGAATATTCCAGCGGAGGATTTGATTGCCATCGACCAGACGGGAGTCTGGGAGGGAATGGAGCGGGGAGTATCTCGGAGTTTACGTGGTCAACGGGCTTATCATTACCGTCAGAGATACAAGGGTGAAAAGTATACGGTTATTGGAGCTATTTCCTTGAGAGGTGTAGTTGGCTGTCGTGTCATCAAGGGTGGGATGAAGAAAGGAGACTTTTTGGAGTTTTTGAGAAGCGAGCTATGTCCGAAGCTAGATGCGAGGAAGGATTTAAATATCCACAAGAGTCGGGAAGTTGAGGAATTGATTAGGGGGACAGGAGCACGAATCCTATACCTGCCTGTGTATGCGCCGGAGTTGAATCCCATTGAGATGATGTGGTCGGTGTTGAAGCATTTTATTCGGCAGCTTTGCAGAATTGGGAAATATAGCATGGAGCAGATAGTGAAGACTTCTTTACTACTGATCAATCCATCCTCCTTCCGAAGTTGGTTTGCTAAGTGCTGCTATTGTACCCCTTGA
- the rlmD gene encoding 23S rRNA (uracil(1939)-C(5))-methyltransferase RlmD, whose amino-acid sequence MEQPIPSLAPDPIKPGDLLSLEITDLTPEGDGIAHTLGHGRGRVVFVAQAVPGDRVVAQITEIKRNYLVGRIRSLIAPSPQRVRPACIVADKCGGCQWQHVSYAQQLVTKQQILRDALERIGGLTLPEPVPILGSPQPLRYRNKVTYPIAKAEGQPLRMGYYRPGSHRLVNLNQCPVQDERLDVFLREIKRDLQEAGWSVYDESRHQGHLRHLGLRIGRRTREVLLTLVSCSRDLPHLERWAKRWMQCYPDLVGVCLNLNPARTNTIFGPQTEVIAGRGSLREELAGLSFWIDSTSFFQVNTEQAEAFFTWIVDQLQLRGEEIVLDAYCGIGTLTLLLARRAKRAIGVEVLPAAVAQARYNAQFNGIPSAQFFQGAVETVLPTLPPADIVVLDPPRRGCERQVLEILKQRQPQRLVYISCHPATLARDLQILMAEGSYRLTQWRAADFFPQTGHVEGVAFLERV is encoded by the coding sequence ATGGAGCAGCCAATCCCTTCTCTGGCCCCTGATCCCATCAAGCCGGGGGATCTCCTATCCCTGGAGATCACCGACCTAACCCCTGAGGGCGATGGCATTGCCCATACGCTTGGCCACGGGCGGGGTCGGGTGGTGTTTGTCGCCCAAGCGGTGCCAGGGGATCGCGTGGTGGCTCAGATAACTGAGATCAAGCGCAACTATCTGGTCGGGCGAATTCGCTCCCTCATAGCTCCCTCGCCGCAGCGGGTGCGGCCGGCCTGCATTGTGGCGGACAAGTGCGGTGGCTGTCAGTGGCAGCACGTCAGCTACGCTCAGCAATTGGTTACCAAGCAGCAGATCCTCAGGGATGCGCTGGAACGAATTGGCGGTCTTACTCTGCCGGAGCCTGTCCCGATTTTGGGATCCCCGCAGCCGCTGCGCTACCGCAATAAGGTCACCTACCCCATTGCCAAAGCAGAGGGCCAGCCGCTGCGCATGGGCTACTACCGACCGGGCAGCCACCGCCTGGTGAACCTCAACCAGTGCCCTGTGCAGGACGAGCGGCTGGATGTGTTCTTGCGGGAAATTAAGCGGGATCTGCAGGAGGCCGGCTGGAGCGTCTACGACGAAAGCCGCCACCAGGGCCATCTGCGTCACTTGGGCTTGCGCATTGGTCGCCGCACCCGCGAGGTGCTCCTCACCTTGGTCAGTTGCAGCCGCGACCTGCCCCACCTAGAAAGGTGGGCCAAGCGCTGGATGCAGTGCTACCCCGACCTGGTGGGGGTTTGTCTCAACCTCAACCCGGCCCGCACCAACACCATCTTTGGCCCGCAAACGGAGGTGATTGCCGGGCGGGGATCCCTGCGGGAAGAATTGGCCGGTCTTTCCTTTTGGATTGACAGCACCTCCTTCTTTCAAGTCAACACGGAGCAGGCGGAGGCCTTTTTTACCTGGATAGTGGATCAGCTCCAGCTGCGCGGCGAGGAGATCGTCCTGGACGCCTACTGCGGCATCGGCACCCTAACCCTGCTCTTGGCCCGGCGGGCCAAACGGGCGATAGGGGTGGAAGTCCTGCCGGCGGCGGTGGCCCAGGCCCGCTACAATGCCCAGTTCAACGGCATCCCCTCGGCCCAATTTTTCCAGGGCGCAGTGGAAACGGTTTTGCCAACTCTGCCTCCTGCCGATATTGTGGTGTTGGATCCGCCGCGGCGCGGCTGCGAGCGGCAGGTACTCGAGATCCTAAAGCAGCGACAACCCCAGCGCCTTGTCTACATTAGCTGTCACCCTGCCACCTTGGCGCGCGACCTGCAAATTCTCATGGCCGAGGGATCCTACCGCCTAACCCAATGGCGAGCGGCCGACTTCTTTCCCCAAACAGGCCATGTAGAGGGGGTGGCCTTTTTGGAGCGGGTCTGA